In Hoeflea ulvae, one genomic interval encodes:
- a CDS encoding L,D-transpeptidase family protein produces the protein MTPKRMLRFVPILLLGLTGCQDALDSVSNKVEHPLPAKLVNKMKAQDMSTRSPIMMRIFKEEGVLEVWKQKGNGRFDIIASYEICKWSGKLGPKFKEGDRQAPEGYYRIYPAQMNPNSSYYLSFNMGYPNSYDRSYGRTGSNLMVHGACSSAGCYSMTDEQVLEIYGFARDAFKGGQKYFIVEALPFRMTPENMARHRDSEHFEFWKMLKTGYDHFELTKRPPSVEVCDRQYVFNQVPEVENAAFMANASCPPASVPTTLATAYSAYEKSWNQAFAKAVTKFDGEEARQIAAEEAKAEAEARRAEREAERQSRIAANGGQTPAPVLSLFASGNPLKALTAGPGPVAALAAPAPAPEAAPQSTAAQVETEAEPEQTLGGIPVPQPNPAAPAEVAEAAKPGQPDQSDKPFWKIWSKN, from the coding sequence ATGACACCGAAACGAATGCTGCGATTTGTTCCTATCCTGCTTCTGGGCCTGACCGGCTGCCAGGACGCGCTTGATTCCGTGTCCAACAAGGTCGAGCACCCGCTGCCGGCCAAGCTGGTCAACAAGATGAAGGCTCAGGACATGAGCACGCGCTCGCCGATCATGATGCGCATCTTCAAGGAGGAAGGCGTTCTCGAGGTCTGGAAACAGAAGGGCAATGGCCGCTTCGACATCATCGCCTCCTACGAGATCTGCAAATGGTCCGGCAAGCTGGGGCCCAAATTCAAGGAAGGCGACCGCCAGGCGCCTGAAGGCTATTACCGGATCTATCCGGCACAGATGAACCCGAATTCGAGTTACTATCTGTCCTTCAACATGGGCTATCCCAACAGCTATGACCGCTCCTATGGCCGCACCGGCTCCAATCTGATGGTGCATGGCGCCTGCTCGTCTGCAGGATGCTATTCGATGACCGACGAGCAGGTCCTTGAGATCTACGGCTTTGCCCGCGACGCCTTCAAGGGCGGCCAGAAATATTTCATCGTCGAGGCGCTGCCGTTCCGGATGACGCCGGAAAACATGGCGCGCCACCGCGACAGCGAGCATTTCGAATTCTGGAAGATGCTGAAGACCGGCTATGATCATTTCGAGCTGACGAAGCGGCCACCCTCGGTCGAGGTCTGCGACCGGCAATATGTCTTCAACCAGGTGCCGGAAGTCGAAAACGCCGCCTTCATGGCAAATGCCTCCTGCCCGCCGGCCAGCGTGCCGACGACGCTCGCCACCGCCTACAGCGCCTATGAGAAGTCCTGGAACCAGGCCTTTGCCAAGGCGGTCACCAAGTTTGACGGCGAGGAAGCCAGGCAGATCGCCGCCGAGGAAGCCAAGGCGGAAGCCGAAGCCCGCCGCGCCGAGCGTGAAGCCGAAAGGCAGTCCCGGATTGCCGCCAATGGCGGCCAGACGCCAGCTCCGGTGCTCAGCCTGTTTGCCTCGGGCAACCCGCTCAAGGCCCTCACCGCAGGCCCCGGCCCTGTCGCGGCCCTCGCGGCACCGGCCCCGGCTCCCGAGGCCGCTCCCCAGTCAACAGCTGCACAAGTCGAGACCGAGGCCGAGCCTGAACAGACGCTGGGCGGCATTCCGGTTCCACAGCCCAACCCGGCAGCGCCCGCCGAAGTGGCCGAGGCAGCAAAGCCCGGTCAGCCGGATCAGTCCGATAAGCCGTTCTGGAAAATCTGGAGCAAGAATTGA
- a CDS encoding sulfurtransferase TusA family protein yields the protein MDGLDLRGLKCPLPVLRLRKHLRDLASGTRIRIETTDPLAVIDVPHFCQESGHPLISSEAIKGGHAFVIEKA from the coding sequence ATGGACGGGCTCGATCTGCGCGGCCTGAAATGCCCCTTGCCGGTGTTGCGGCTGCGCAAGCACCTGCGCGACCTTGCCAGCGGCACCCGCATCCGCATAGAGACCACCGACCCGCTGGCGGTGATCGATGTTCCGCATTTCTGTCAGGAGTCCGGTCATCCGCTGATCAGCAGCGAGGCGATCAAGGGCGGCCACGCCTTCGTCATCGAAAAAGCCTGA